The DNA region GAGATATAAATATATCGACTGTAACAGGGGATATTTCAACTGGTGATATTACACAGTATTCTTATGATTCTGAAGATAGTGAGAATATAAAGATATCGACAATAACTAGGAGATATTTTAACTGGTGATATCTACCAGTACAGCAAATTTCAGCCTAGCAAGGTGTATGAAGTAGTATAGGTGAGTTGACTGGTGAGGAAGAAAGTAGCATCTTGCCGAAAGCCTACTCATTAGACTTAAGACAGAAAATAGTGGATGCCTACGAAAGGGGTGGTGTGAGTCAAAGTAGTCTTGCCCGACAATTTGGAGTGGCGAAAAGTTTTGTACAAAAGCTCCTCGACCAAAAACGACTGACAGGGTCGATTGCTCCGAAAAAACGAAGCCAACAAACACCTCCCAAATTAAACGAAGAGCATCAAACAATATTGCGCCAGTTGCTCACCAAGAAAAACGATGCGACGCTAGCGGAACTATGTGATGAGATGGAGAAACGCACTGGTCTCCGTGTGGCCAATAGCACCATGCATCGCACCTTAAGAAGAATGGGATATAGCCTCAAAAAAAACATTCTATCCAGACCTTAAGGCGACAAAACGAGTGCAACAAGCCAGATATGATTTTTGGCAGAAAATGCAAGCGACTCTAGCGAAAAACTTGATTTTTATCGATGAATCGGGCGTGAACTTAGCCATGACAAGACTGAGGGCACGTTCTGAGAAAGGGAAACGAGCTTATAGTCCGAAATCCAGTAAACGAGGCAAGAATGTTTCTTTGATTGGAGCATTAGGCTTCAAGGGAATGGTCGCTAATTATCATCTGCTGGGGAGTACGGATGGATTAACCTTTGAAGCATTCATCAGCCAGAAGTTAATACCAAACTTATGGGCGGGAGCATGTGTGGTGATGGATAACTGTTCGATTCATTTAGGAGAGTCAGTACGCACAATGATTGAGGCCGTGGGAGCTAAGTTGATTTACCTTCCTCCCTATTCTCCAGATTTTTCACCCATTGAAAATTGCTGGTCAAAGTTGAAAAGTACCTTGAAAAGTATCGGGGCAAGAACTTATCTAGCTCTAGACAAGGCAATTGAGGTAGCTTTTTCCAAGATTACCCTTGATGATATTCGATGCTGGTTTACACATTGCTGCTATTGCACCTCACTCGACTAGAAATTGCTATACTCATATTCTGGAGAGAATGGAAATATAAATATATCGACTATAACAGGAGATATTTCGACCGATTATATCTATCAATACTCTTATAGTGGTGAGAATGTGAACATAAAAATATCGACTATGACAGGAGATATTTTGACTGGTAATATTGAGCAATATCTTTATTATGGGAATAATGGAAATATAAATTTGTTGACTACAGTAGGAGACATTTCTACTAGTGAGATAAATCAATTTCTTTATCATGGTGATAACGGAAATATAAATATATCAACAGTAACGGGAAACATCCAAACCGATAATGTGATCGGAGGTGAGATTAACGTATTTGCGTTATCCGGTGATATCTCAATGGGTCAAGTTAATACCTCTTCTGAAAATGAACGCTTTAGTGATGTTCTTCGTAACAGCAATGATCTGAGTATATCGACACTGTCAGGGGATATATTAATTGAATCAGTAAATTCCTCACTAGACACTTCTGAACTGTTTGAAGTCCCTCAATTCCACCCTCAAATAGTTAAAGGGGGAGATATAAATATATCAACTAATACAGGTAGTATATTTGTGGGGAATATTCTTTCTTTTTTACTTTCAAATATTAATATTAATGGAGGTGGAGGGAATATCAACCTTTCGACAATTAATGGAGGCATAGTAACAGGTGATGTTTTTTCTGCTGCAATTTCTTCACGAGGTATTTCTCGGAGTAATGGAGGTAAAATCTCGATATTGACAAATATTGGGGATGTCAAAACAGGTTTTATCAGTTCTGATTCTATAGCTGCTACAAGCTCTGACTCTACTATTATTCTTGATCCTGATTTTGATCCTAATTTTAATCCCAATTTCCCTAATTCTAACTTCTTTGTTGTTTCACCTTCAGGAGATGCTGGAGATATTCAGATATCTACATTTAACGGAGATATTACATCAAAAGCTATATCTGCCTCTTCTTTTTCATTATCTGATTTAGTACTATACAATTTAATGATGAGTGGTGCTTCTTTCCCTTTGGGAGATTCTGGAAATGGTGGAGATATCTATCTGTCAATCAAAGAAAAAGGCGATATCTCAATTGTTGGTAGTGACAGAGGTTTTCAAGGGGATTTAGCCCCTATTGTATCTTCTTTATTGAGAAGTGATGCTTTGCTCACTTCCAGTACATTTTCGACTTTCGGGGAATCTGGTTTTGGTGGAAATATTATAATTGAAACTCCGAATATACTAGAAAACGTTGAAATTCTCACTCTTTCTTCTACGTCACAATCAGGAGCTGTAAGCATTTTGGGCAGTAACGACTTGGAACTAAATAATATCGATGTCGTTACAAGCAAACAATTAGAAATTAAATTAGGAAGTCAACCATTTGAAATTAAGTTCTCTGTAGATCTTGGTGGTTTAGGGCAGTCAGGAAATGTATTGATTGAGAGTTTGGGCAATATAAATTTAATTGATAGCTCCATTACCAGTGAGAGTAATAGTAGTAAGCCAGCAGGAAATGTAAATATAATTAGTCCAAAAACTATTACTCTAGCTAGAAGCTCAGTAATCAGTGATAGTAACGATTTTGGTGATGCCGGAAATATCCAATTTGATACATCAACTCTGAATATTTTAGAAGGGAGTAGAGTTCTTGCTCAAACTAATGGATTAGGCGATGGCGGCACAATAACTATTAATGCTTCAAGCGACGTCAATCTAGGTCGTGGAGTACAAGATTTCTCTCCAATACTTTCTGTAGAAACATCTGGTGCTGGAAAAGCTGGAGATATCATTGTAAATACTCCTGTCTTAAATGTTTTTGATACAGCACGAGTCACAGCGACAGCAACCGAAAACTCTTCAAGTCGAGAAGGAGGTGGCAGTATTCGATTGAATTCTGACCAAATGAATTTGAGAGGAGAAGTAGGCATATTTGCTGAAACACAGGGAGAATCTCCAGCAGGAATATTAGCCTTAAAACCATATCAAAATAACCTTGATTTAAATGTAGAACTCTTCCCAAATTCAAAAATATCTGCCTCAACATCTGGTAGCGGAAGAGGAGGTGATTTAATAGTTTTAGCACCTAGGAATATTGAGATTAGTGGCGCCGGACTATTGTCAGCAGAAACATCTAGCACTGGTGATGCGGGTAATATCAATATTACAAGTCAAAATCTTACGCTGAGTGAAGATGTAACTATATCAACTTCTACTGCTGGTTCAGGAAACGCCGGTAATATTAAGCTAACGGTTGCCGAAGATCTAAATATTCTAAATAGCAAAATTCTATCTAGTGCCTTACCCGAGTCCAGTGGCAATAGTGGCAACATAATTATCGACCCAATCAGTACAGTCTTAGACAATTCAGATATTGCAGTCAGTGCTCAAGGAAATGGTATTGGCGGAGGCATTGAATTAATATCAAATCGTTTATCACTCATCAACAACTCCAGACTGAATGCAATAAGTGATCGTACTGACGCGGGTAATATCAATGTTTTTGTCCCCGAATATTTATTTCTAACAAGCGACAGTAATATCACGACTAATTCAGGTGACGATGGAGGCAATATAAATATCATTACTCCTTTTATTATCGCCCTACCCAATCAAGACAATAATATTGTGGCTGAAGCGATAGCTGGAAATGG from [Leptolyngbya] sp. PCC 7376 includes:
- a CDS encoding transposase, producing the protein MTGEEESSILPKAYSLDLRQKIVDAYERGGVSQSSLARQFGVAKSFVQKLLDQKRLTGSIAPKKRSQQTPPKLNEEHQTILRQLLTKKNDATLAELCDEMEKRTGLRVANSTMHRTLRRMGYSLKKNILSRP
- a CDS encoding IS630 family transposase, which translates into the protein MQQARYDFWQKMQATLAKNLIFIDESGVNLAMTRLRARSEKGKRAYSPKSSKRGKNVSLIGALGFKGMVANYHLLGSTDGLTFEAFISQKLIPNLWAGACVVMDNCSIHLGESVRTMIEAVGAKLIYLPPYSPDFSPIENCWSKLKSTLKSIGARTYLALDKAIEVAFSKITLDDIRCWFTHCCYCTSLD